The window gtaagggttgagctactgacttagttttactctaaacatttcaaggtttaatcaagtaagtctaaggtcagttttcagaaataggtcagctcatagaacatattctttttaactcagtttaagcggaaggttttcaTTTCAGAGAGCGCTAAGTATAGCTTTGTTCAATGAGGTTTAGGTAAGTGGACATATAATAAGTGGTCAACATATTAATTAACACAGCAGACAGTTATAAACAAATAGCACAGTTGATGCgttaaaataatttacaaaacatAGATAAGCATCATATGAGATTGGTCAGTATGAATAAGAGATGCAAGCATAGTTTTGTATTGAAGTCAGCAAGGAAAGATACATAACAAAATAACTTAACAAAGGCTATGCCTAGCTTATATAGTCATCACTaagtcaagctattttttcttataATAGTTCACTTGAGCATCATGCATCATTTTGGCTTTCCCTTTTTGCTTCTGTCACTGCTGACTTCCTTCTTCTGTTTGCTGGGTTCCTACAACTTGTCCTTTCTCCCCCGATTTGCCACCATCGAAATGAGGAGGGATGAAAGTGTCGTTAAGAGCAGCGTGAGTTAATCATGCAGCGAATTCTTTAAGTTTGCGCTGGCTCTCACAAACCCCATCAATGACGACCACACCATCATCCAGGATGTCCTTGGGAACCTTTATGTTCGAGGAACTGAACATACTCAGAATGTATGCTTGAGACTTGCCAACCCAATGGATGCTTTTAGTCAGCATGGCAAATGCTTGATGGAACATCTTAAGCAGAGCCGAGTCATAGTACTGACGCTGGATATTCGCATGACGCACATGTTTGAATATTTGGTTGGTGTAGTCCAAAAGCTCATTCTTCTTGAggtggtcagtttccatctcttgtTTATTCAGATTGAGTAAGCGgacagcctcaccaatttgctcaatggagcattgcgAGAAGGAGGACAGCTGGTGATTGGTCTTTGTTTGCTTAGTGTGAAGCTGactgaagagttgatgaacttcggtAGAAGTTGCATaggttgagttcgcagctgacataGCTTGAATTTGACCCTGAAGAGAGTCCATATGCTTTACCatagtcagctggagttcgacCAGCTTCATGATTGATTCCTgtttgggctgttgagactgaagtgaagtcatgacactcagtagATCCTTGACACTCTTGATCTCtgttagaagctgagtgacagacgaaatctgagttggctcagcagtaacagacccagcagcattgGCGTTTGTTTGATGGATGTCTTGGAGTAGAGCTTGAGCCGAGTCAaggattcttcgaccagactcagaggcattcagaTAGGAGAGAGATCCATCATTAGTTGGCCCAAATGCCGGATGTTGAGTAGAACCGAATGGAGGCGGAGTTTGTTTCTGCTCAAGATTTGAAGTACCAGCATTATCAACTGCTGGACTAGAACGGGTAGTCTGTACTTGTGGTTGAGGAGTTTGTTGTTTGGCAGAATTGTGAACGTGCTCAGTATCAGGTTGACGCTGGTTAGAGATAGGAAATTGAGAAGTAACAGCGCTGACCTGAGCAAGAATTTCCTTAGTTTGCTCAACATTTTGAGGAGCATGAACTTCGAGCACATGCTCAGGATCATCTTGGTTCAGGGAAGCAgctaagtcggcatgttcctttggcTGAGAAACAAAGGCTTGCTTTTGACGTTGCTCCAGTGGAGAATCAGTAAGATCAGAGAAAAACTTGAGATGTACATCTGTtaggtcagtgatctcatcCCTCAGAGGTGAGTCAAGCATCAGGTCAATGACTTGGGATTTGTTAGCCTTTCTCTTAAGTCTTTGCAATTTCCTGGGCTGTTGAGGAATggagtcagcaggaatggactcaattgagtcagtgGGTGAAGCTGCTCTTTGATCAGCGGGATCATTTGCTCTTTgttcagtttcttcttcttcaatcagcttagtgttgattggttcaagtTGCTCATCATCTGCTAtatcctcagtgtcatcctgaccactttcttcttcatcagACTGATCATCCAATTCTTCTTCTACATACTATCCTTCCAAGTGTTCTTCTTCCTATTCATCTGATTGTTGCTCAGTGTCAACGTCTTGACTACATGCAAAATGCGAGTCAGCAGGAATTATGAAGTCAGTGGGAGCAGCATCGATAGGGGTTAGCTCAGGAATGATCTTTTGCCTCTTGCTGAGTGGCTGCTCATCATcgtcatcttcttcttcttcaggctcatcttgcatTGGTATTTTTCCAGCTGACTTAGGCTCAGCCTGACTTTGCTTCacttgaggcttagttcctctaGACACAACTTTCAGGTTCTTTGGTGGAGAAATGACTTCTTTTGAGGGgctttgaacagctttcctctttcttgtTGTCTGTACTTTACGGGTTTTCATCCCCTCAGTGTTCTCAACAGCGGCCCCTTTCCCTTTCTTGGACACAATAGGTTGATCGTAAAATAGACCAAACAGTGCAGCTGCTGTGATCTCTGTGCCCCatgtgtggatttcctcaaccaagctcACCCTGTGATCTTTAAGGATTCTGGTGATAATGGAGCCTAGCCTAAGAGTTCCAGTGcttctttgaaacccaccgattatgaagacaTGCATGTTTAtcggcgtgtaggtcagcatgtgccatatgaaacactgctcaaagtttgtcactgagttggtgcagttgattttggggaagaggaaatttgtcagtatgtaatgggccatcttttgatgctgactcATGGAGGTACTAGAGAATTCTCCTACATGACCAgcatgtttacagaactcagcGACGTAGTTAGTCTTTTCGTGGTCACCAGACTTACGAAGTAttgctccttcattttttaGCTTGAGTAGTGAGGCGAGGTAAGCTGGGTTGATGAAAATATCCTTCCCTttaaccttggtgaccatataGTCCCGGTCATCATCTCCTACTCTTAGATTACCGTAGAATTCCTTAACTAGCTCAGGGTAGGTAGCAtcacgaactgagaacagctcggtccagccgttgtttttgatccactcacagaagggtgaTATCTTAATCAAAATTTGATTATCAATATTCCAAGCTTCTTTCAttgaaattttataattattgaaaagttATTTGAGATTGTCGATGTAGGATAAATGCTCTAGCCATTTTATGCATTgaaagaagtgttttagaacaTACTAATGTACACAATATTATTAGTGATTTTACATCTAAAAATACTAATAGACATTGTTTTGTATGGGAAACTGGATaattaaaatgatataaaatatttttctttcatatgaaatgtttttttttagattGTTTGTTAAGTGTAATAAAATAAGTATCATgttgaagatttttttttcacacAATTGAATTTCACACTTTATTTATTACTTGTACTTTATTTATTAGGGCCATCATTTAGTATTTCGCCCCTAGGCCCCTAAAATCTCAGGATCGACCCTGCACACATGTCGAGTATTTTGAAATGTGACAAAACGTGTCTCTCGTTTTCTGAGTCAAACACAATCTACTTAGAAACAgggggttattgaatgcaattggataGGAATGTGAAATTATTTGAAACTTTTAAAACTTCATACtttaattaaacaaatgaaaaatctcaaagaaaaagaaaacaaagaagAGGGAAATGATAAGGTGGGGGTTTAAGAGAGACAAAGGGGTGTACAAGGAGTTTTTATAGTAAGCATTCAGTCTCCCACGTCATTTGGAGGATCCAAATTCACATATGGACACTTGTGACATcacttaatatttaaaatagtgGACTCTCTTATAATATGCGTGGATTCATATTATACATGATAAAATATGTATAAGAGGTATtctatttgacatggagaaccggaTGCTTTTAATAATTTCCCATATACTAGAGTACGATTAgctaaaagaaaataataaacttatggcttttttttaatcaaaatttacTACATCAATTAAAACATAGTTAACATTATAAATTCTCTATGCTAACATTGTAAAACACATCCATTTATTTGTAAAGTTTTAAAACACCAAACTATGTTTGCAAATGCATCAAACTATGTGGTGAAACTCTTAGTCTGTTAGTTGAAAGCTTACTTATGACTATTAAGGTCATGTGTTCGAATCACATTGATGTGGGATCCTGCACTGCTTGCAACTCTTTCAATGGAGACTGGGTCTCTTCTGTTTAGTGGCAGGTTTATTAGACGAATCCAGATAGCACATTGGTTCAAGGCAATGTCTGTTAAGTGTTCATCCCCATTGACAGCCTTTAGGATAACCAGATTCCTAGCAAAGTGCCAAGGTCCTTCTCGTAGGACTCGATTCTTGTCTCGATTACTTTCAAATTTGCACAAGAACATTCCATTTCCCAACTCTTTAAACTGaaaaattttgattttccaTGCCACTACAAAGACTTGGGCCATCCCTTTGAGGTTCAGGGGCTTGCTGGAGAGCACTTTCCCCACCAAGCTAGGTTTAGTTGCATTGAGTTGGTGGTGACCTTAGTCCTGTCCGAGGTCGATAATTCTGTCTTCTGAATCAGAAAGTTTGATTTTTGATAATTGGAGTTCTAGCGCATCAGCCATTTGTGTGGTCGTAGTGGGTATGTTATGTTAGGGGTTGTTGGTAGCTTTCGGGTATGGGATGCAGGAATGTAAAAAAGAGGGACGTGAGTAGAGTTTGAGGGAGAAGTTTTGTGATAGGGAAGTAGGGGAAAAAGTGGAAAGATTGGTGAAAAAAACAACAAAGATGTAAAGCCTAACACCCAGCTAGAAAACTAGTTGAGAGGAAAAAAGGAGCAGAGGGCACTAAATGCATCTGGAAGATCTTGCATAACAATATCAGTATTTGATTTGCATTGATGGTTGgtaaaaataagaaaatcaaaTATTCATCCATTTAAGTATAGAGTGATAATTATTATTCTCGCGCTTTTTGTTTCCAACGCAATCACATCACATAGACAAATATTTATCGATAATCAGTATCACTAGATCCCCAATATGACCAGAGAAATCATTCTGTTATAATTTCCAAGAGACGTTCCGGAAAAACTTTTCCATCAACGAtcattttgtaaaattttaattttaatttatttcatatatatatttctaaaCACAAAAATATATAGAGCCAAGTCTAAAAAAATCTATGCTTTCATGTTTTATCAAATAGGTatctatgaaaaaaaaaatttattcaaaccgggagtgaattttttttttttttttttttttgcgaccgAAAGATGAGCTTGCTAAAAACAAGAATCTCAAAATTAAAGTGATCAACCTCAAAATCGAAAATCTCAAAATTGGAGTCAGATTGTTCACGGTGGGAGGAACTAGCAATGGCAAGGCAACGGTGGATTGCGCAGGTCTGGCTGGAGAAGAAGGGTAGAGTTCAACCGGCACCGATGAAGAGGGAAGAGAGGAGGCCAGTGTATTATAACCTAAAATTGGGTTAACCATGGTTTCTGATACCATGTGAATACTAAATTGGAGATTAAATGATTATGCTTTACTTAATTAACTAGAGTTAGAGAGTATGTATTTATATAACTTAGAAATTTAGTCTTACCCTAACTCTAATCCTACAGAGATAGGAGATAAGAGAGAAGAATAATAATTACATTGGAGCAtcaagttaaaatttgagaagggagaatgaaaaatcagctccaacagcctctcAAATCACTAGGAGcctctccatcctctctattaatagagaggatctctccacctcttagtgcatcataacttcattttttattaataatttattattaaagactctcctttcactattggtaaatataacaatcattaataattttaattataaaataataaataagaagtgAATGTAAGGAGATAATAGTAAGATAATTACCGTTGACTCCAACATCCCAACCCTATATTACAGCTGTAGAACCAGAAGTAGACAATTAAAATCACAAATCAAGCAAGAAACGATGTTAAAGTGATAAGCAACATAACATCAGGTGAATCCAGGAGAAACATTTCCACCATAATTTTCTGCAACTTCAAATCCCAATCTGCATAATTAAACAAGTAATGACAAAATAAATTGCAAGTTCTAAATTAAAAGACAATTAAGAATGTGCAAACATATTCATTTCATATTCAATCTTTGATGTGCCATTTAAAGGCAGGCTATCAATTGAGTTTCATTGATCATGTCACATAATCATTGGAAAAGGGTGTATAAGTTTAAGTTCCCAGAAGTTCAAACATTAACATAAATTGGGATGGAAAAGCACATTCAGAATAATTGCACATTACACATACTGAGCTGCTTCAAACCCAATTGACCCCAATGTTTTGCATCCATAGGAAGAGTAACATGTTGAGATTTAGAAAACTTATTCACACAatgcttttaatttttaatgcaTATTATTTACCTATTCATGAGTGACATAGCTTGAATGGAACCCTCCATTAAATCATATAATATCCATTAAGTTAAGAGACCAGCTGAATAAGGACAAATTCTGCAAATGAACTAATATAACCTCTTTTACTCTACCGCATTTAGGTATCTACAAACGACATACCTTGCTAGGCTCCATTAATGAACACATAAGAATATGGTAGACTGGTTTTGAATATTGTAGTCGGCTATAGTCCTTGTACCATCTACCAGAGCTTTACCAGCAAACAACAGAATCTGTTTGCATGGGGGCAGACCCATCATGTCCTGGATTTTGGTCTTCGCAGTATCAATTGTGTCAATACTCTCAACTCCCAAGATGAAGCTCGTGCCAACTAAATGTTTCACGAAAATCTGCATACCACTTCCCGGACAAAGAACAAGGTTGTCGCAAGTAGACGACTTCTGAATGTTATAGTTTGGAAGCATGCACTCATTTACATAATGCCCTTCCTAGTTACAGTTTAAGCACTTCACTTgtgaaatgttcatttttgGTTTGTTCATCGAAGATTTGTCCACTTCATGTTTCTGCTTTGGCTTTTTAGGCTCTTGATAGTCATCAAAACAACTACGCTTGTTGGCATTGTTGTTGGAACTATTTTCAACAGATGTTGTTTCAGTGAAATGTGCCTCAACATTAATCTTAATAGATGTGAGGCGATCCTCTTCTAACTCTAGATGGCGAGCGACATCCTCAAAAGTCCTTATACTTTCGTTATTGATTAGGTGCATCCTCACATGGTCCCAACTGTTTTGTAAAGAACGAATAACAGCTTGAACCTTCTGCTCTTCAGTCATTTTCTGACCGGCATCACTAAGCTCATTGATCATGTTAGACATTTCTCTTAAATGCATCTTCATGGTATGATCATGACGCATCTTATAAGTATCGAATTTGAGAGCTAGGGAACGAAGCTTTGGTAGAGACATACCTCCAAACTTGTGTTTCAATGCGATCCATAGATCCATCGCATTGTCATAAAAGTGGAATTGCTTAGCAATTTCATCATTCATCGCACTAAGTAAGATGATGCAAGCAGTGGAGTTCTTCTTCCTCCAGGCCACATAGGCCTCTAGGTCCCTTTTATGTTGGGATGTAGTACCTTCTTCAGGTTTAGCCATAACTGAACTCAAAGAATCAAGAATCTCTTGCTCTTCTAGCAAGTGCCGGATTTTCATACTCCATACCTCATAGTTTACTCCATTCAACTTGAGACCTTTGTTGAGTTCAGCAACAATCGATTTTGATGCTGAAGTCATTGATAATCCTAATGATCTACAATAGAACATACTGTTAGTTGTACGTAATAAGAGAGAAACTAACTTGTAGAAATACATATAAATACATAACAATAACTCATTAAATCAGAATAGTAAGTAGCAAGTAAAACATAACTTGAAGAATTCATGAACATTATCAACAATAACTCATTAAATCAAAATAGTAAGTAGCAAGTAAAACAATAAACCTACCCCTAAAAAAGAGCACCCTTAAATTGTTTCAGCAATCAAAATTCCCTTCGTTTGATCAATGGAGGACTTGTTTTATAgaacaacaacaacataatttatatatataacaagCTTAATACATTGAATAGATTCATGTACTTTTTCAGATTATTGCTTAAAATGATCTATGTTTGAAATGATCCATTAGCCTCTGAAATTGCTTAAAATGATCCATTAGCCTCTGAAattgcttaaagtgatataaACGAACTTATCTAAATCGCTCATTACCACATGGACTAAGAAGGTTGAGatgttttaaacaagtttaaaagGCTAATGATATAGACATCTCCAAAACTCAAAGGACCAATTAAATAATCTGAACAAGTATAGAGGCACCTAATATATTAATCCTATATAATATCAACTTCACATCACATGCATTGCCAAGTAACATGGAGTAGAACCCCTGCGAATACTTAATGGATACTAATAAATTATCAAATTCCCAAACACAAAATTCATATAAGGAAAGGGAACACCTTAAATCTAAAATTATAAGAACCACTATCGTGTTCATGATCATCATTGGGATACAATGCCAATAATTTTGGTCACTGAGATGAGAATTTTTTGTTTCCAGATATTTATATGAGTGTCATTTTCCTAATCCCTACCATTTTTTAGCTATACACGAAACTTTCACTTAAATTGTGTCTTCACCCAAACAAACAATTCACGCTATCCAGTTGGAGAAAAGGAATCCCAAATTCATTTTTCAATTTGTTCATATGCAGAATTTTCTAAGATGCCAAACAAAGCACATAAAACAAAAAGCAGCATGAATATAAACCTAATGGGCACTATCTCAATTCTAATCcctagaaagagagagagagagagattcagAGTATCTGACCAGTGGGATCTGTTCTGCTCCTCCTTTGAAGTTAGGCCGATATTCTGCTCCGGTCTTTATGCCAATGGACTTACCCAGTTCGATCGCCTCCTAAGCCGGAACAGAGAATCCGATCTCCTCTTAATCGGGACTTGAATGATGGTTGAGTCGTCGAGAGATGAGGTGAAGAGAGATCAACTAGTGAGGAAATGGAAGGACAAACTTCTGTTGGACTAACCATTCCTTTAGCGAGAAATTATACAGCGTGTATTGAACCCTAGAATAGCTGCGGCCGTAACCGGAAAAATGACTGAGACGTGGAACCAAGCCAATAAAATACAGAATAGCTGCGGGCGGAACCGAAAAAGGACCGAGACGTGTGTTGCacgatatatatataatatttttaaatatattaaatatagttaaattattataaaaaatgtaGTAATAGGTaatttataatctaattaattttattctaataatcagtaataaattattaaaattttcttTAAAAACTACATAACCCACTTACAAAATAAGAGCTTCAGATATATTTTTAGTTTGAATAATTGATAAGGATTATATTCACATATTGAAATATGTGATAAGCATTTATTGTttgataaaatcataatattatattattatctatatataatttaattatcttttgCTACTTTGCAAACGTATAAAAAACATTAATATAAGCAGGGTCGTTTCTGATCTTTTAGAGGCTCGAGTCGAGATGATAAATTTGGatctttatataaaaaattttaagttggaggttgaatgattttttttattacaaggaATAAGGTACTAATTTTCCTTTAAAAAAAGTACTAATTTAGTCATATATTTATTAGGAGAAAGCAATTAACATTCATAAacaaaataatgcaatttttaGCATAACGTTTATCAATTCGTACATTTTCAAGCTTAATTGATGAAACTGAGGTCTTTTATGTGTAATTTCTTGTTATATCCTCACTCCTCTACCGTTCAGGTcattaaatatgaaaataactcatttttaatgttaatggaaaaaactcatttttaatcaACTAGGTTTGAAATTGCACCAACTCGTAAACGTTATAAATTGATAATTTAGATTTAAAGAAACATGGAAATTATAGTAACAATTCATTACAGAAAATAAAtggaaaaaatatatttgatagcGATAAAATAAGGtgggaaaggaaaaaaatatttgaaagtaattaaaaaatgggAAGAAAGAGATCCGTACCCTCAATCTCAATAAATGAAAAAAGTGTATGTTTGATAGTGATAAAATAAGGTGAGAGAGgaaaaaatatttgaaagtaattaaaaaatgggAAGAAGGAGGTTCGAACCCCCAACCTCAAGTtaaaactagtcgaaaacccgtgcgatgcacggggtatgaaacttttatataatttagataaataaataaattgacatatttacttttaaataattttatatcaagatatgaaaaaaatttatattatatatatttgaaattaatatatattttttaatgataattcaaattaaattaattttaaaaataattaactacttttttttatagaattttaactaaagatgaatgatttatttatttttacaaaattcaatgatttgtactttttaagaattttaatacattttcatattccaaatattctgtgaaacaataataataaaatagcatattaattaagaaatatattagaatataataaaaaactaaaaattaaattaaactataattaaaattaaatattatatttacgatacaaaagaattacaatttaggttaaacaaaaattgaattaaacaaactattacaatcaatacttttctaatgttgcatatgaagaaattttatcaattcaatatgttacatataaaaaaataaaatttgtaagaattagtcacaaattcatcttgatgataattattttggttggtGGAATTTTATAATCACCAATTAtttgaattcaattattcattctgctacaataaaaTTCACCCGAATGCATAACGCGTGGGACTGTGTAGCTTCGTGAATGGACAACAGTTAGCCAATCAGAAAGAAGAGCCACGATAGATCCGCAAGGCACCGAAAGCGAATGGGGCTGCCCACTTAATTGTTAGGTATTCCTGTTCCAATGCTAATTCTCATGTTTCAATTGTAAAACCGTTTTGGCTAACATCTGTTCTTGAACAGGACCTTCTATCATGTTTCGTTTAATTGAAgtcttttttatttcaaaaaataaaataaaataaaattcacctGAATTTCAGATTGATCAATTTCTTAACTAAAATTCACCCGAATGCATAACGCGTGGGACTGTGTAGCTTCGTGAATGGACGACAGTCAGACAGTCAGAAAGAAGAGCCACGACAGATCCGCAAGGCACCGAAAGCGAATGGGGTTGCCCACTTAATTGTTAGGTATTCCTGTTCCAATGCTAATTCTCATGTTTCAATTGTAAAACCGTTTTGGCTAACATCTGTTCTTGAACATGACCTTCTATCCTGTTTCGTTTAATTGAAgtcttttttatttcaaaaaataaaataaaataaaattcacctGAATTTTAGATTGATCAATTTCTTAAGGaatttttaatttgaataatttttatatcactaactaatatattatgatttccattatatataaaaagaaaaatacaaaaaagaaAATCTATCAACTacatgtttcttttatttgaaataatacttaaattggAAAAGATATGATCCACTTCGCATGTTTATTGTTTGGTATTCATCTTTTAATgttgtttgaattttttatccAATAAATCCTTGAGAAataataggataggaagtag is drawn from Euphorbia lathyris chromosome 9, ddEupLath1.1, whole genome shotgun sequence and contains these coding sequences:
- the LOC136205609 gene encoding uncharacterized protein, with protein sequence MTSASKSIVAELNKGLKLNGVNYEVWSMKIRHLLEEQEILDSLSSVMAKPEEGTTSQHKRDLEAYVAWRKKNSTACIILLSAMNDEIAKQFHFYDNAMDLWIALKHKFGGMSLPKLRSLALKFDTYKMRHDHTMKMHLREMSNMINELSDAGQKMTEEQKVQAVIRSLQNSWDHVRMHLINNESIRTFEDVARHLELEEDRLTSIKINVEAHFTETTSVENSSNNNANKRSCFDDYQEPKKPKQKHEVDKSSMNKPKMNISQVKCLNCN